One Verrucomicrobiota bacterium DNA segment encodes these proteins:
- the rplI gene encoding 50S ribosomal protein L9, whose protein sequence is MATTKVILADKIDGLGAEADIVNVKAGFARNFLVPQGKAYEATKANLRHTEALQAKRAAREAAELQSAEQTAQKLSKTKLSLELATGQGGKAFGSITTQDLAKALAEKGIELDRHLIQLDKPIKGTGSFDIEVKLHADVLGLIKLKVTTPEEAEEATANGSQ, encoded by the coding sequence ATGGCCACCACCAAAGTCATCCTCGCCGACAAGATCGACGGCCTCGGCGCCGAAGCCGATATCGTGAACGTCAAAGCCGGCTTCGCCCGCAATTTCCTGGTGCCCCAAGGCAAGGCCTACGAAGCCACCAAGGCCAACCTCCGCCACACCGAAGCCCTGCAAGCCAAACGCGCTGCCCGGGAAGCCGCCGAACTGCAGTCCGCCGAGCAGACCGCACAAAAACTTTCCAAAACCAAGCTCTCCCTCGAGCTGGCCACCGGCCAAGGCGGCAAGGCCTTCGGATCGATCACCACCCAGGACCTTGCCAAGGCCCTGGCCGAAAAAGGCATCGAGCTGGATCGCCACCTCATTCAATTGGACAAGCCGATCAAAGGCACGGGGAGTTTCGACATCGAAGTCAAGCTGCACGCCGACGTCCTCGGTCTCATCAAGCTCAAGGTCACCACACCAGAAGAAGCCGAGGAAGCGACCGCCAACGGCTCCCAGTGA
- the dnaB gene encoding replicative DNA helicase, giving the protein MPDELTSSFLFEAERPQARKSEADRVDHHSVLRGIVEGQRVMPSSEEAEKGVLSCLFRDPQRCCGEAIENISEEHFYQPAHRTVYQILTEHYNDSKPVDLLSVTQTLMDRQKLAEAGGADRVTELATFEPDTAHFSHYLGILKEKRTLRDIIRTCTLSISKAYERQEDIEELLDTVEQEVLRVREEGERNVMRSMKDEVMDAIKKIEEISSDPHSLTGLGSGFQGLDRMTNGLHGGEMFIIAARPSMGKTSLAMNIVEHVGVTQNQPVAVFSLEMSTESLVMRLLCARAAVDMASIRGGMLGTPDFKKLMAASGDLARSPIFIDDSPGLSIMELRAKARRLHNRHGIQLIAIDYLQLLKSNSSKARDNRQIEIAEISAGIKALSKELNIPIIVLAQLNRNPEQRTGGKPRLSDLRESGSIEQDADVVGLLIRNKYYAEDDEAKEAEAGKAELIIAKQRNGPTGEVKLTFLEKFMRFGDRAAEDDEEG; this is encoded by the coding sequence ATGCCAGATGAGCTGACTTCCTCCTTTTTGTTCGAAGCCGAACGTCCCCAGGCACGCAAATCGGAGGCGGACCGGGTCGATCACCATTCCGTTCTGCGGGGAATCGTCGAAGGCCAGCGGGTCATGCCTTCGAGCGAAGAGGCCGAGAAAGGCGTCTTGAGCTGCCTCTTCCGCGATCCCCAGCGCTGCTGCGGCGAGGCGATCGAAAACATTTCCGAAGAGCACTTCTACCAACCCGCTCACCGGACGGTCTATCAGATCTTGACCGAGCACTACAATGACAGCAAGCCGGTCGATCTCCTCTCCGTGACCCAGACGCTCATGGATCGGCAAAAGCTGGCTGAGGCAGGCGGGGCCGATCGTGTCACGGAACTGGCCACCTTCGAGCCCGACACCGCTCACTTCTCCCACTACCTCGGGATCCTGAAAGAAAAGCGGACTCTGCGGGACATCATCCGGACCTGCACCCTTTCCATCAGCAAGGCCTACGAGCGGCAAGAAGACATCGAGGAGCTGCTCGACACCGTGGAACAGGAGGTTCTCCGCGTCCGCGAAGAAGGGGAACGAAATGTCATGCGCTCCATGAAGGACGAGGTCATGGACGCGATCAAAAAGATCGAGGAAATCAGCTCCGATCCCCATAGCCTGACCGGCTTGGGCTCCGGCTTCCAAGGGCTCGATCGCATGACCAATGGCCTCCACGGTGGGGAAATGTTCATCATCGCGGCCCGCCCTTCTATGGGCAAGACCTCCCTCGCCATGAACATCGTGGAACACGTCGGCGTGACCCAAAACCAGCCCGTGGCCGTCTTCAGCTTGGAAATGAGCACCGAAAGCCTCGTCATGCGTCTCCTCTGTGCGCGGGCCGCGGTCGATATGGCCAGCATTCGCGGGGGGATGCTGGGCACCCCCGACTTCAAAAAACTGATGGCCGCTTCTGGCGATCTCGCCCGCAGCCCCATCTTCATCGATGATAGCCCCGGTCTCAGCATCATGGAACTGCGCGCCAAGGCGCGTCGCCTTCACAACCGCCACGGCATCCAATTGATTGCCATCGATTACCTCCAGCTTCTCAAATCCAATTCCTCCAAGGCCCGCGACAACCGGCAAATCGAAATTGCCGAGATTTCCGCCGGCATCAAAGCCCTCTCAAAAGAACTGAACATCCCCATCATCGTGCTGGCACAGCTCAATCGGAACCCCGAGCAGCGGACAGGCGGCAAGCCCCGCTTGAGCGACCTCCGGGAATCCGGCTCCATCGAGCAAGACGCGGACGTGGTCGGCCTGCTCATTCGGAATAAATACTACGCCGAAGACGACGAAGCCAAGGAGGCCGAAGCCGGCAAGGCCGAACTCATCATCGCGAAGCAACGAAACGGGCCGACCGGCGAAGTGAAACTCACCTTCCTCGAAAAGTTCATGCGATTTGGCGATCGCGCGGCGGAAGACGACGAGGAAGGTTGA
- the nrdR gene encoding transcriptional regulator NrdR, which translates to MRCLKCGSTNDKVIDSRLSKDGNSIRRRRMCLACNYRYTTYEHIERSDLVVAKMDGRRESFSKDKLFKGLMRACEKRPIPTEVLEEAVDDLINELHAENHREVPSSSIGLKVMERLSRIDPVAYVRYASVYRQFEDVGEFLEEIQTLGQRPYSSREQPELFRIPNPRASRKK; encoded by the coding sequence ATGCGTTGTCTGAAGTGTGGCTCGACCAACGACAAGGTGATCGATTCCCGACTTTCCAAAGACGGCAACTCCATCCGTCGCCGTCGCATGTGCCTCGCCTGCAATTATCGCTACACCACCTACGAGCACATCGAACGTTCCGATCTCGTGGTGGCCAAAATGGACGGTCGGCGGGAATCCTTCAGCAAGGACAAGCTTTTCAAAGGCCTCATGCGAGCCTGTGAAAAACGCCCCATCCCGACCGAAGTCCTGGAAGAAGCGGTCGATGACCTCATCAACGAGCTGCACGCCGAAAACCACCGGGAAGTTCCCTCCTCCTCCATCGGCCTCAAGGTCATGGAGCGTCTCTCCCGCATCGACCCCGTGGCTTACGTCCGCTACGCCTCGGTCTACCGCCAGTTCGAGGATGTGGGCGAGTTCTTGGAAGAAATCCAAACGCTCGGTCAGCGACCCTACTCCAGCCGAGAGCAACCCGAATTGTTTCGCATCCCCAACCCGCGCGCCTCTCGCAAGAAATGA